The DNA sequence gGCCTCACTCAACAGCTTTTGAACTAGCGCCTATACCATACACTCCACAAAAAACTCACTTCACTTGACACTTGGGCTCACTGTCAAAAAGCACACTCAATCAATTGAGACACAAGCACTTGACTTTTTAGCTCACTTTTACTTGCTGACCCACACTTGCTCACACTCACCTTCTCATACAATTACCCGatacacaaatgatgagttatggGCTCCACTTTACAGCCATTTTGAAATCGATGAGGGAAGGTTTTTCATCCACATATGGTCGGTGCTTGGAGAAGTTTCAAGATATCTACTTGTTTAAGTCGGTTTTAGGAAGTTTCTCAAAGACCATGTAGTACTAGACTTTTCAAGAGGAAAtggttgaaaccaaaaaaataattttctagaGAAGGAGCAGTGTTACTGCCATTTAATAAACAAGAAATTGTGTTTGAGTTTGTTATAAAAATACCAAGCTTCTTCTTGATATGAGGCTTTCCCTTTCCTCATTTTATCCACTTGTAATAACTAAACTGCAGGTACATCAAGAACTTGATGGGACTCTCTGGTCTCTCTGTCAGAGAGGATGCTGTTGGTAACATTTTTGGCCGATGGTGAGTCATGTCTACATCTttgaatattttctattttcaactCAAATCTTCTTAAATTCCTGCTTCTTGGGGTTGGCTAGAATATATTGTTGTTTTTCAATTAGAGTGGAGACAAGACCCAACCTATTACATATCTAAGgtgtcatttttcttttcttaaagaTTACCTTGGGGGCCTCCAACTGTAGAAATGGTATAATTTGTAATATGGTAATTGTCATCCATCTTGCCTTTTATCTTGTTATGGTTCtttctgatttctttttttatcttgcTCAAATGTCCAGATTGGTTTGGTAGGGAACTTTTACTCAAAGCAAGCTCCTGTCAATTTATTGGTTATGAAATGCATCTAACTTGGTCAATTGGATATTTGTGagagtaaatttattttcaatgatTAATGAAAATAGTTCCATCATCAGTGTAtgtcattctctctctctctctctctctagccaaATTGAAATCGGGGTATCATAATGAGCTTTTTTGCATCTCAGTCTCATATTTGCATCGCTGCCTCATTTACCCCAAATTTTTCTTCATCATATATTTATCAAATGGCTTGCACTAAGCTATATTATGCAGGGATGGCTATGAGCCTGAGCTTTCTGCAGTGGCAACAGGTTCTCACATTGATGCTATTCCCTACTCTGGGAAGTATGATGGAGTTGTTGGCGTTTTAGGTGCTATAGAAGCCATCAATGTGCTAATGAGGTTTGAAACTTTCTGTCTGATGTTAAGGCAGGCCTTCTAAAACAATTTCCATCTTAAGTATGTTTCTAGATGGGCAAGCCTGCTAATTTAGCATGGTTAATTTTGTTTACGGTGCCTGTACTTattatgatgaataaaattttgttgaccaatcaaaaaaatttagcATGGTTAATTTAGCTCTTAATTACCACGCAAATCCATTAAACATATGAGAAGTGCATAACTTAACACATGGATATATtttaagatgtttttttttataagtcaataTATCTCTGGAAAGTAACAAAGAGCAGCGAGATGTGTGGAGAGTGGGATAACCCAAGGAGTGAGCTGATAATTCTCCTGAGCCATACCCTAATAACCCAAGGACTGAGCTGATAATTATGTAGGCATCCTTCTTTCAAACCAACAGTGGAACTAGAGGGAtcctaaaaggaaaattgaTGATATTCTGACCTTCTAATTTTGGAGTGACAACCAAAACATTTGAAACACTGTTCATCTGTGATGGGTGGCTGATGTATCCATTCATCCAAAGATTCCCAAAAGCCTCCTGAAATTGGGTTCCAGCACTTAGTATGCTatcttattttccattcatcagTTGAAGTTATAGCTATAAGAAACAAATATGCAAACTACTCTATTTGTATCTCATTTTCATAAAATGATATCGAAATGATCATTTTGAACTTTTTGCTACATCATATGAATTATGATATTCTGAGGAATGTACAAGTTCCTTTTTAAGTTTTGTGGTTCTCGCAAGTCAAACATGTAGTTGCAACTATTTTTGGTCCATGGTTTGTTGACTGGTGGCTTTCTGCAGATTTGGTTTCAAACCTAGAAGGTCACTGGAAATTATCCTATTCACCTCCGAAGAGCCTACACGCTTTGGGATCAGCTGCTTGGGAAGGTTTCTGTATTcaaaatatatctttatatggTTGCACTACGTCACTCTGGTTACCATATGAGTTGGATTTTCCTTCACGATATCCCATTATCTAGTTTGGGGTTCCTCATATGTGATCTTAAATGTGCAGCCGCCTATTGGCAGGAATTGAGGTACTTGCAAAAGCTCTGAAGACAACAGTTGATGCTAAAAATGGATCATTCCTAGATGCTGCGAGATCTGCTGGATATGTAAAGGATGACAATGACTTGTCCAGTGTGTTTATAAAGAAAGGAAGTTACTCGGCTTTTGTGGAATTGCATATTGAGCAGGGCCCCATCCTGGAGGAAGAAGGTGGAATTATTTCACTGCTAATGATAACCTTTCTTTTGCTATGTATTTTAAAATCCCATCAATCCAATTGTTTTCAATCCAGGTATATCTATTGGTATTGTAACTGCCATCGCTGCCCCTGCAAGCATCAAAGTGGAATTTGAAGGCAATGGAGGCCATGCAGGGGCCGTCCTAATGCCAAACAGGTGATTTTCCTGGAGGTGAAAACCTCTCTCCTGGCTGTAATAACACCGTGAacttgtcttttctttttttctggttGCAGACTTCTCTAAGTAGTTTTTGGAGTGTACTTTGTGTTGATAATAGTGTATTTCCAGCTGTCAAATTTTCAACTCTTTTAGAagcggataattttttagaatgtgtgtgtgtgtgtaaatatCACACACGCACATTTGCTTGTTCACTTAAACAATAgtagctttttttttcaatttggagCAGAAATGATGCTGGCCTGGCAGCTGCAGAGTTGGCATTGGCTGTGGAGAAACATGTACTAGAATCTGGATCAGTCGATACTGTCGGTACAGTCGGTAAGCCATCCTTTCTTCATACCTACATATcggtttttttataattatctttttttaactcaatagtTGAGCCCTTCTTCCATTTTCCTAAACCAATTGTCTCTTCTTTTCTTGCCTTGTTAGTGTAGAGGTccattataaatttacatttcCTGTTTCCAAGGTATTCTGGAGCTTCATCCTGGAGCAATTAACAGCATCCCAAGTAAATCACACCTAGAAATCGGTATGCTTCTTTTCAGTTAATAAAATTACCAGGAAAGCATATTGTGCCAAGTAAACATAGGATGGTTGTTTCCATGGATTTTGGTACAATAGCTTGTTGTTAATGCTTATTAGGTTGGTTGAAGATATTCATATATATGACCCTCACATGCTGTTCCTGTTCCAAATATTGACTGTCTGAGGTATTGGTTTAGTTGGTTTCCTAGCTATTGTTTTCGATTTTTACTTATATGTTTTGGCAGACACAAGAGACATTGATGAAGATCGAAGAAACACTGTGATTGAGAACATCCGTCAATCTGCAATTAGAATAGCGAAAGGCCGTGGGGTGAGGCTATTTGAATTCAATGTTATTAATCAAGACCCACCGGCCCTTGCTGAAAAAGCTATAATCAAGGCCGTGGAAGCTGCATCAAAAGAGCTAAACCTAACTCACAAGTTCATGATTAGCAGAGCATACCACGATTCGCTGTTTATGGCCAGGTGTGAGAGACAACACTTGAGATTTAAATCTTGTAACCACACTTGATGTGCACATTGTTTTCCCACAGAATGTCATGTACTATCATGACTGTGGTTCTTCTTTTCCCCACTTTTGCTCTTCGGTTTCTAGTgcataaaataggtccttgccGTAGATGCTTCTCTTGTGCTTAATGAATTTTTACCGAGAGTTAATTAGGAcagcattcaattttttttttaattcaacataTTTATGCAGCGTAGCTTTTTGAGGGAATTCTGGGCTATGGAACGATGGCATTGTTTATCTGGCTACAAAAATTTTCTGATCATGCATTTTAACATTCTTGCAGGGTATCTCCAATGGGCATGATATTCATTCCATGTTACAAGGGTACGagctctttcctctttttctatATCCAATGTTAtggtttcatatttcttttttaattttctcacttttccttaaaatataatttcaaattgtTAGGGTCCTATATAGACAACTAGTTACTTCATCTTTCATAGGTAATATAATTAGATATACTTATTGAGGAAAGCATGTCAGTTGCCACTGattcttttgcttttatttggAACTCCAATGTCACCTATATGGTATCCATGTAGACCAAGCATAAAAGTACACTGGTTTTCTAACattgaataaaaagaaattgcaCGAGTGCAAAAATATACTACAATGCCCCAATAGAAAACCTAGACCatatgacctatactctaaaatgactagttaataatgcaattggagccccattagaaccttataaagagcaataacttctccttcccaagtaatgcGGGATCCCATTCACCACCTACATTCTTATCACATGGGATATCACATACACACATACGTATACAAGCAGGGATGAACATCTCAGTGGCATGGGGTAAGATAGgaagaaaatgatttgtataggCATTGGGGTGCAAGTCTCATATaggcattttgaaaaaaaagtgggacccaccataaaaaaaattcactttttcatGGTGGGTCCCAATTTTTCAAAGGGTGTGCATTGGATTCGCACACTCTAGGCCTGTCactagcattactcaaatagGAATATACAGAATTTGTGTGCGTAAGGATGTCAATTTTCTGGCAATTTTTGTTCAAGTTATCAATATGCGCTTAATCTACTTGAAATCAATTTGGTTCTGCAGGTTACAGCCACAAGCCTGAAGAATATGCCTCCATTGAGGACATAGCAAATGGGGTCAAGGTATTAGCCGTGACTCTTGCAAAGTTGTCCCTGACCTGATGCATCATCCATAATTATTGTCAAATAATATAAGATTTAGCATTAGAACTCATTGAGAAGTTTGATTTCTTCTTTACATAGAAAGCAAACTGCTGGAGAGTCTTCTTTAGGATACCACTACAGATCTTAGCACCTTTTTCTATGAGTATCCTTTATTTTTACACATTCATCTGGCATGTGTTTTTGCACTCccgtctgtgtgtgtgtgtgtgtgtgtgtgtgtgagagagagagagagagagagagagagagtgagagctgcAAAGTTGTAGATCTCCTCTATTATTTGGCACTGAGATGAAACAGTTCTTTTCTATCTTACAGAAcagtaaaatacaaaagaaaacatgcAAATGCCAAGGTTCAATTAGTGGCAGCTCTAATTGGAACCAGCATAACCAAACTGTaaaagtgtgaaaaaaaatCACTGAAATCTAAAGCCAGGACGAAAACCCTATGATATGCTTCGTCATGTCTTTTGATCAGCAGACTTCTTTCATGCCGTAGCAACAGTGGTCTTGTCAGCCTTTTCCAGCACAATCTCAATCTGTATGTGTGACAGAGAGAGTTACTAAATATATTTGACCGGGAAAAATAGGTAAAAGAAGCAATGAATGAATAGAAAGCAACCTGTGGTTTGTGGATCATCCGGCCTTTCTGACCATCCATTGCACCAAAAGAAGATGTCGTTATCCCTGTTCCATTTCCCGAGttaaatagaattttaataACTTCGATATTGACCGCAGAGTGGTCTTAATTCTTATTTTGATACGTTAGATATTGACCGCAGAGAGgtcttttatgaaatttgtatgGCAAAAAATATATTGACTCCTTACTTTTCTCGATCGCCAATCCATTACGTTTGAGAATCTCAGCGATTATGACAACAGTAGGAATTGCTGTATTAGATCAAATAGAAGTTAGTCACAATGCCAAAAGATTATGAATGGCTTCTAAAGTGCGGGATGTAAAGTGCTAATCATCATGGTTTCATGATGGGAAATTCAGAGTCAAAAGTGTCAATAATTAAGATCTGTCTTTCAAGCGGGCAAAAAACATTGATGGATCTAAATGGTATGGCAAGAACATTGAAGAAACTTTCGGACAAAgagatataatttaaataaaaagaaaaagggtaaGGATTCGAGAATTATACCCATGCCTAAGGCGGAGAGCTCGATATCGTTGTACTGTTTTATGAGCCTCTGAAACGAAAAAGGACGGTTAGACATAACAGcattagaaaaaaagaagatactTAATTCGCTGCAGCAAAACATGCAAACTGAAGCAGCAGGAACTTGTTTAGGAGCGTAATCGAACCCTCCACAAATTccaatgaaatgagatagtaaATCAATTGCCAAAAGTACTTGAGAAAAGTTACCGGACCtaattgaaaaacaaatgaatCAGAGGAAATGACCTAATTTACCATAGAATTTTCCTTTGATGAATACAACCTAGGCAAACAAAATCAAGACTTGAAAAACCAGTTATtacaaaacagaacaaaatcaagattcaGAGATTGTGAAGATCAAGTTACAGATTAAGTAGCGTCCAAGACCTAAGGGTTTAATGCCATTAAACATCACTTTCAAACATGCTTCGAAAACAGCAATAAAACGAAGAAACCCCCAGTTCTTACTTTAGTAAAACCCTCACCAGATTCTGTGGTACTAAGAAACAGAGGAAAAATAAAGCGAAAACCCGAACTTTCCACAAATTCCAATtacccatttttctttcccaGGTTTATCAGCAACCAAAGTGAATAGATTCTGATCcaagaaaaaagaggagaaagtaggaacataaagagagagagagggaggggcgggGGAGTATACCTTGGCAAGATTGAGATAGAAGAGGAGGGGTTTCTTGGTGTTGGAGACCTGAAtgtgattcttcttcttcttgtaagACTCggtagcagcagcagcagcagcagcattgCCCTCGACACCAACATCAACTACAACAGCTGGCTTCTTGTTGTTGCTGAGTCTCTCTGAGGCATTCTTGGCCTCCTCAACAACCACGCTCGCCTCCATtgaagatctctctctctctctctatcggAACTATGAAGAGGGCGGGAAAATGTGTTTGCAGGTAAGAATCTAATGCTGAATGTGTGAAATGGACGGTGACTGGAGTGGATTGTGAATTTATAGAAGTCTCTTCCCGTTACACGGACGGAGAGCTAACCGCCAATGGACGCGTGGTTGTGTTCGATTGGAGTGGGGATTCTTGGCGGCAAGCTTGTACAGTTAGTTAGTTAGGCCAGCCCCCCATAGGTCGTTACTCTAATTTTCCTGAATGACCAATTTGACCCCTGCAAAAAGCAAAtccttttttatctttcatttgtgGCATTACCTAGCCGCTTCAGAATACAGAGCTTGCCTCAACAGTCTGAAGAAGATgataaatgtaattaatatattttaataacaaatagacaataatatttaccttCCCAAGCTTACCACTCAATTTGACCGCtcgccaattttttttttatttaattattaagaaagtgatttaaaatgtattggagtatttttttattttttttaaatatttaaatatattaaaaaatgtaaaaacaaaaatgaaaaaagcaaaaacaaaaagtgaagTGCAGTAAGGTTGGGCAGGCTATTTTGGGCGGCATAATAGTCTGACACTTgcaaaaaaatgaagttttagGTTACGTTTTagtagtgaggtgatctcagatattctgtgaataagaatgaaaaagtaatgataaaatattgaataatagtaaaaagtagatgaaaaataataataaaataatgaataaaagtgGAGTATTCTCAAtccttaatataaaataataataataaaataatactcaTCTACCCAAACTAACCCTTAAGgttggaagagaaagaaaagtatcgaataaaacaaagaatatttaaattaaatcgTGAAAAGAGatggttaaaataaataatggggTGTAGATGCTTTGAAAAATGGAtagttaaaatgaaaaaaaaatgactaattttaagtaattattaagagtaatgctacaaatAATTGTAGAGTGTGCAAACactataatcattttgaaaatgtgtggatctattattaaaaaataatttttttcatatgaatcatgtatttactcatttttttcaaaaagattgtgCAGCGTTTGCGTTCTccatgactgcaaatatcattccTCATTATTTAATAACCTGATGAGAATGCTCTTGGGTCATTTCAGTTGCCACTATTGTCTTCAGGTTATACATCGGtaaggtgccgtttggatagtaagttaagatgagatgagttgagataaaagttgaaagttgaataaaatattattagaatattattttttaatattcttattattttgtgatttgaaaaaattaaattatttattatattttatgtgaaaatttaaaaaaattataataataagatgagataaaatactttcactatccaaatgggcTTTAGAGAGTCATTGGAAAAATAGTACTGTTATGGGTCCCCGAATTCGAGACCCAAAAAATGTTCCgaatagtgtaattttttttcatatatttttttaatcatcataaatatttaaaaaaaataaaaaattcacaacattattgaaaatattttcttaatccttcggtaaaaaaaataaaaaaattccatttaGAACATTTTTTGAGTCCCGAATTTAGattcaaagcatttctcttaaaaaaattaaatgggCCTGATTACTTTAAAAtcacattttcctttaaaaaaaaaaatagcacaagGCCTCCACCCTGGTCTCATTTGGACCTCTCTTGGGCCTTTGGTCATTGTTTATTGCTCGTTTCGCCTCTTGCCTTTGCTCGTTTCGCCTCTTGCCTTTGCTCGAGATGTCACTGCTCCATCTTCCTCTTGATTTTTTTCTCCGACTTCATTGTTATATTTGTTCAAGTTGCTTCAATCTATGGGTTCCTCATTCCTGTTCGTTGGGGGAAGCATGGAAAGCCTGTTTTGGTTGAATCAACTCCTCTAAAAAGCCCAGTCCGAACTTTAGATTCTGTACTCAATGGTGAGAAGagccaacaataaaataaaaacgaagAAGGGCCCCTcgactaggggtgctacccaaTACGATGCGGGGTAGCCCTCTCTCCGCCCTTCGCCCTTGCATCTCGGGGGTGGAGTATCCCGCCCCGTATGCTGAGTAGGGGTGTTCAACCGGGCCGGATttttttccggtccggtccgaaacccggaatCCGGGTggatccgggcggttatccgctcGGATTAAACCCGGGCGGGTAAAAACAATTTCGTACCCGCCCGGATCCGGTTACGGATCCGGTTGTTAACCCGGTTTCCGTAACCGGCtgcttctttttaaaaacaatgattttgatttaaaacggcgtcgtttttgcTAATGGAAAACTACGCCGTTTAACCTTGAGATTAATCCTCATTTCTTCGCATCGACTTTCCTAAGTTTCATTCATTCTCCGTTCTCGTCTCATACTTCTTTCTGAGTTCGTCGCTGAAACGGTGAAACCCTAGCCCTCATCTCACTGGTTTGCACCCCTCGAGCGCCTC is a window from the Juglans regia cultivar Chandler chromosome 7, Walnut 2.0, whole genome shotgun sequence genome containing:
- the LOC108985523 gene encoding uncharacterized protein At2g34160-like codes for the protein MEASVVVEEAKNASERLSNNKKPAVVVDVGVEGNAAAAAAATESYKKKKNHIQVSNTKKPLLFYLNLAKRLIKQYNDIELSALGMAIPTVVIIAEILKRNGLAIEKRITTSSFGAMDGQKGRMIHKPQIEIVLEKADKTTVATA
- the LOC108985520 gene encoding ureidoglycolate hydrolase, which translates into the protein MALRFPPLLPLIVLCFCSSVIVAHKYDDPTAKTMEDFSGYPIQEPHSFIQNSFSSLSVEMESLQKQIDELASFSDTPAPSVTRILYTEKDVLARRYIKNLMGLSGLSVREDAVGNIFGRWDGYEPELSAVATGSHIDAIPYSGKYDGVVGVLGAIEAINVLMRFGFKPRRSLEIILFTSEEPTRFGISCLGSRLLAGIEVLAKALKTTVDAKNGSFLDAARSAGYVKDDNDLSSVFIKKGSYSAFVELHIEQGPILEEEGISIGIVTAIAAPASIKVEFEGNGGHAGAVLMPNRNDAGLAAAELALAVEKHVLESGSVDTVGTVGILELHPGAINSIPSKSHLEIDTRDIDEDRRNTVIENIRQSAIRIAKGRGVRLFEFNVINQDPPALAEKAIIKAVEAASKELNLTHKFMISRAYHDSLFMARVSPMGMIFIPCYKGYSHKPEEYASIEDIANGVKVLAVTLAKLSLT